One genomic segment of Stigmatopora argus isolate UIUO_Sarg chromosome 3, RoL_Sarg_1.0, whole genome shotgun sequence includes these proteins:
- the LOC144071715 gene encoding potassium voltage-gated channel subfamily A member 1-like, which produces MTVVSGDNVDETSAVPGHPQDAYPPPDHNDHECCERVVINIAGLKFETQLKTLSQFPETLLGNPKKRMRYFDPLRNEYFFDRNRPSFDAILYYYQSGGRLRRPVNVPLDMFSEEIKFYELGVDAMERFREDEGFIREKERPLPEKEFQRQIWLLFEHPESSGMARGIAIVSVMVILISIVIFCLETIPQLKEDPMGRMETVGNTTIYYKPNIFTDPFFVIETLCIIWFSFELIVRFLACPSKPAFFKNMMNTIDIVAIIPYFITLGTELAEDPDTEGMGEQATSLAILRVIRLVRVFRIFKLSRHSKGLQILGQTLKASMRELGLLIFFLFIGVILFSSAVFFAEVEDEDSLFKSIPDAFWWAVVSMTTVGYGDMVPVTIGGKIVGSLCAIAGVLTIALPVPVIVSNFNYFYHRETEGEEQAQLLNVSNPNIPSDSNSSRRSSSVVSKSEYMEIDGDLNNSIDNFREANLRTGNCTIANQNCVNKNKLLTDV; this is translated from the coding sequence ATGACGGTGGTCTCGGGAGATAACGTAGACGAGACCTCGGCCGTGCCAGGCCACCCCCAGGATGCTTACCCGCCACCTGACCACAACGACCACGAGTGCTGCGAGAGGGTGGTCATCAACATTGCCGGTCTCAAGTTCGAGACGCAGCTCAAGACCCTCTCCCAGTTTCCAGAGACGCTGCTGGGCAACCCTAAGAAGCGTATGCGCTACTTTGATCCCCTGCGAAATGAGTACTTCTTTGACAGGAACCGGCCCAGCTTTGACGCCATTCTATATTACTACCAATCCGGAGGGAGGTTGCGAAGGCCCGTTAACGTGCCCTTGGATATGTTCTCGGAGGAAATTAAGTTCTACGAACTAGGGGTGGATGCCATGGAGAGGTTCCGAGAGGACGAAGGTTTCATCAGGGAGAAGGAGAGGCCCCTGCCCGAGAAGGAGTTTCAGCGTCAAATCTGGCTCCTCTTCGAACACCCGGAGAGTTCGGGCATGGCCAGGGGAATCGCCATCGTGTCAGTCATGGTCATCCTTATTTCCATCGTCATATTTTGTTTGGAAACTATACCACAGCTGAAGGAGGACCCCATGGGCCGCATGGAGACTGTCGGCAACACCACCATCTACTACAAGCCCAATATCTTTACAGACCCCTTTTTTGTCATCGAAACCCTATGCATTATATGGTTCTCCTTCGAATTGATAGTCCGCTTTCTGGCATGCCCAAGCAAGCCAGCCTTCTTCAAAAACATGATGAACACCATTGACATTGTGGCCATCATCCCCTACTTCATCACACTTGGCACCGAACTGGCTGAAGACCCCGACACCGAAGGGATGGGAGAGCAGGCCACGTCGCTGGCCATTCTCAGGGTGATCCGTCTTGTCCGTGTGTTTCGGATCTTCAAGCTCTCCCGGCACTCCAAAGGACTGCAGATTTTGGGCCAGACCCTCAAGGCCAGTATGCGAGAACTAGGACTGCTCATATTCTTCCTCTTCATTGGCGTCATCTTGTTCTCCAGTGCTGTTTTCTTTGCCGAGGTTGAGGACGAGGATTCCTTGTTCAAAAGCATACCTGATGCGTTTTGGTGGGCGGTGGTGTCCATGACCACCGTGGGCTATGGCGACATGGTGCCGGTAACCATTGGCGGAAAAATCGTAGGATCTCTGTGCGCCATCGCTGGCGTGTTGACTATCGCTCTGCCCGTGCCCGTCATCGTGTCCAACTTCAACTACTTCTACCACAGGGAGACGGAGGGAGAGGAGCAGGCTCAGCTGCTCAACGTCAGCAATCCCAACATCCCGTCCGACAGCAACTCTAGTCGTCGCAGCTCCTCCGTTGTCAGCAAATCGGAGTACATGGAGATTGACGGTGACCTGAACAACAGTATCGACAACTTTCGGGAGGCCAACCTCAGAACTGGCAACTGCACTATAGCCAACCAGAACTGTGTGAACAAGAACAAGCTGCTCACAGATGTTTAA